In Nitrososphaerota archaeon, the genomic stretch TGTAGAGAGCAAGCGTCGCGTTAAACGCAGCTATCAGCGGTAGGAGCACCAAGATACTCTCCTCTGGCATGCTGAAGCCCAGAGGTGGGGGGTATCTGATGAGGGCGTAATTCATAATCGTCATCACAACCACCTTACTTACTATGCCTAGGAGGGTTGAGAGGATTAGTGTTGTGCCTCCTAGATTTGAGGCTGAGCCCCTCATCTTTACTATGGCGTAGATGGCGAGGAGCATACTCAGAACAGCAACCATATTGTAGAGCGGGCCTGTTGGTAGGGCTCCTGGGAATAGGGCTATTAGTGCTGCGGTGTTTATGATCGTCACAGCCGCACCTACCTTCAGCCCGTAGATGAGTAGTGCTGCTACGATCGGTATCTCCCAGATCTGGTAGTAGAGGAAGGGTGCGAAGGGTGCGGGAAACTTTATTGGGGAGAGGTTCAAGGCTAGGGTTAGGGCTGTGAAGAGCGCGGTTGACGCTAATACCTTGCTCCTCGGCTCAGCCATCCGCCAACCCCTCCATCCAACCCTTCTCGAGCGCCTTATTTAAATTATCTGGTTAATACCAAAAAAGTGGTTAATCGCTCGAAGTAGGAGAAAAGTTTAACCCAAGAAGCAACCAAATAGTAGCGGGTTGTCCTTCTACCCCCTAGAAGCCGACAAAAGAAGAGTGAAGAGCAGAGGAAGCGTAGTTAAACCCTGCCCAGAATGCGGAAAACCCCTAAAAGCCAAGTCTGAGAAGCAGTGGGAGTATGTTCTGCTAGCGCACAAAACACTTTCAAAGAAGCATAGGGCTGAGGATGAGAAGAAGTAGAGTTATGGGGCCGCCGGTGGGATTTGAACCCACGCTGAGGGCTCCACAGGCCCCTATGCTAGCCAGGCTACACCACAGCGGCCACTAAGCGATAAGCTATGCTGATAGCTGCGGTAAATATCTTTTTACCCCGCAGCAACACACAGCGAGGATGGTTTCAGAATCTCTTTTTACGAGCTATGCGCTTGGTAATTGTCTGATTACGCTCTTAAGTTCTATTACTTCGAGGGGGCATTCATTCCAGTCGTGTTCCCAGCAGATGATGATGTCGCATCCTTCGGTTGGGTGTTTGTGGAGCTTGTAGTCTGAGCTCTTGTATTCGAATTCTATGTTTACTTTGACCCAGCCTCTGCCGTCAAACCTTCTGCCTACTGCGTCTGGGAATGATGTTCTTATCTCTTCAAGATACATCTTCAGATCCTTCATGACGGTGGCAAAGAGGAAGATGACGCCTTGCTCGTTGACCGGGGCATACACTAATCCTCTGAAGTTTATCGCTTCACCAACACGCGACTTCTCTCTTTTAACGATAAGTGTCTTCTTAACTTGCTTTACTGCACCACCTCTATCGACCTTAAAGCGGTATGTCTTGAAGGGTGTTATAGGCTCGATCAGTAATGCATCACCCGCCTTCAATTTATGTTTTAGATATAACTTCTTTAAGCCGAAGATGAGTCTGCGTTCAGGGTTATATTCTACCACCTGCTTATCAACGCTAAATATAACCTCGATCTTCCTCAGACGAAAGCCCTTTGGGAAGTGTGTGGCGGCATCTTTGGGAATATAAAGTATGCCCTTCTTAAGAAGACGGTTGGATAGCTTGGCGTGAATCAATTTCCTTTTATCAGATTTACCACATTTATATTTAAGTTTACGAAATTGGTGATCAACTGGGGGGATGCTTTGATCTTTTTGACCGCTTTGATCAGCGCCGGGACGATTTCTGTGTAGTCTCCTACTAACCCGTAGTCGCAGTTGTCGAAGATAGGTGCATCCGGATCCTTGTTTATCGCAACCACACACCTAACTTCTCTTATCCCGAAGAGGTGCTGGACCGCCCCGCTTATTCCCACTGCGAAGTAGAGGTCTGCGCGGACAGCCTTACCAGTCTGCCCGACCTGTCTATCGTGGGTTATCCAGCCGGCGTCAACAGCCTTCCTTGAGCCAGAAACCTCTCCTCCGATGACCTTAGCAAACTCCTCCAGTATCGTGAAGCCCTCTTTGCCCCCAAGCCCCTTTCCACCCGAGACAAGTATCTTCGCCTTCTCTATCGGAGCCGCGCCTCTACCGAACCTCGATCGACCTAGAAGCTTAACACCAACAGCATCTACCACCTTTGGGTTAGTAGGTATGATTTCGCCTTCACGCGCCAGATCCTTCTGCGGCGTAGGGAAGACGTTTGGTCGCGCTGTGAATATCGCTGGTCTTCTGTTTAATGTGCGTATATGCGCTATCAAATATGCGCCAAACGTGGGCCTTACACCCAGAATATCCTTCGCCGCAGAATCCACCTCGAAGGATGTGCAGTCAGCTGTTATGCCTGTCTTAAGGATGTTTGCAACATAGGGTGTGAACTCCCTACCCCTCATAGTTCCAGCCACAAGAAGCGCTTCTGGTTTGTACTCTTTAGCTAGGTAGGCTAGTGCTTCACCGTATAGTGTGGGGTAGTATTTCTCGAACCTTTCATCATCAGCCACATAAACCCTGTCCGCACCATAGTATATCGCCTCACGAGCCAAAGATGATACCCCTCTCCCTATGAGCACAGCCCCGACATAGGTATCCTTCTGCGAAGCCAGAAGCCTAGCCACACCAAGCATCTGCAGCCCAGCCTCGCTAAGAGAACCATCCTCCACCTCCAGATACGCCCAAACACCAACATACTCCTCGGGGTTGATTCTATCCCACTCAGAGCAGATCGACATACGCAGCCCTCCTAGATCTTCAGAAAACCATCTTCAACAAGCCTACTAATCAGCCACTCAGCCGCTTGATCTATATCCCTAGGTTGGCAGACGATCTTCTTCCTAGGCACCTCAGCAACGAAGCTAGTCTTCTTCACTATAGTTGGCGAGCCCTTTAAGCCGACGCAGTTCACCTCTAAACCCAAGGTCTTGTTGTTCCAGACTTCAATCACCCCCTCTTCTTTGCAGCGCATCTTATGGCTGAGCTTGACCCTCCTCGGCTTGGTTAAATGCATAGCTGCTGCTAGAAGCGCAGGTAGGGCTAACTCGTACTCCTCATATGCGTCCTCAAGCATCCTCTTAACCCACATCTTACCGTCACCAAGATACTTTGCATCAACAACGTAGTATAGGTATGGTATGTGAAGCCAAGAAGCTAGCTGAGCACCTATATGCGCTGTTGAGCTATCTACCGTTTCTTGACCGACCAGTATAAGATCAAATTTAAGCCTACTGATGGCTTTGGCAAGAGTATAGGATGTCGCTAACGTGTCAGCACCAGCATAGGCCATGTCGGTGACCAGCACCGCCTTATCACACCCCATACCTACCGCATGCTCCAGACCAAGCCTTGCAGAAGGAGGAGCCATGGTTATTGCTGTAACACTACCCCCGAACTTATCCCTCAAAGCCAAAGCCATCTCTAACGCGTGCATATCGTGTGGGTTGATTACACTAGGCACACCACTTCTGATCAATGTGCCCGTCTTTTGATCAATATTGACCGTGGTTGTGTTGGGAACCCATTTTATGCAAACCACTATATCCATAATACATTCACCCGAACCTGTAGTGAATGCCTTTACCGCTCACAGGGTAGTTCCAGCTCACAGCACCTCGGGGACAGATGACCCTACAGGTTCCGCACTCCAAGCAGCCCTCATAGCTGAAGACGATTTTATCGCCTAGGAGCGTAAAGCAGCCAGCTGGGCAGAGGTTGATGCAAGGCTTCGTATCGCACTCAACACACTTCTCCGAATCCACCACTATATGCGGCTCATAATCCACATCCCAGACGTTATTTATCAGAATATCCTCTAAACGCATCCTCTTCATATACTCCTCACAACCCTAAACCCATCTAGTAGAAGCTTGAGCAAACCAACATCTTTCTTAGAGCGTTTAAGGGCTTCCATCAAAGTAGGCACCTCGTAGTCAAAAGCAAACAACGCTTTAGCTGCATCACACAACATCTTTGGGTACTTGGAAAACAGCGATTCATCATTCAAAAGTTTAGAGAACTTCCTAAATTTCAGCATCTGCTTCAAGACGAAACTCTGTTTTAGCAGATGCTCATACCACGCTAAACCCCTCTTTGAAAAGTCTCCTTCCGCATGCGCCTTTTCATAAGCTTGGGCTGCTAAATAACCGGAGTAGGCTGCGAAATCAACCCCCCTATACGTGTATCCTAGGTTTAGTAGGTACCCTGCGGCATCCCCAGCGACCAAAAGACCATCTGAATACGGGTGCTTAAGCATCGCGCTACCAGCTTCCGGTATAAGGTGGGACGAGTATTCGACGATGCTGCTCTCTTTGAGATACTTGGATAGCAGCGGATGTAGCCGTAGATTCTCCAAGAGGTTTGAGATATGCTCTTTTAACGAGTGAGCAGATTTGAGCATGAGCACCAACCCCAAACTTACCGCGGCTGTGTTTGTGTATAGAAAAGCGCCTCCAGGTAAGCCGTTTGTGAAGTCACCTAGAAGGATCCAAGACAGACCCTCCTTCTCACCTAGCCCGAATCTGCTCTCTATCTCAGTTGAAGGTATTCTCAGAGTCTCTTTTACACCTAGAGCAACTTGATCCGCTTTAAGCTCTTTTACAAGACCGGCTCTTTCAAGCAGCAGCCTATTAACACCTTCGCAATCTATAACCACATCTGACTCAACTACCTCACCACCTATCTTAACGCCCTTAACAAAACCGTCTTTGAGCACAAATCCGTCAACCACGATCTCGGTCACCAGAAAAGAGCCAGCCTCTTCAGCCTGCTTCGCCATCCAAGCCGCTAGTTCACTAAGGTGGCAGATGAAACTCTTCCTCTCTCCCGATTCATAATCCAACGAGAGCATAGTATCACCAGCAGCCAAAGAGAACCTCTCTTTAACAACCCACCTCTGTATAGGTGCATCCTTCAGCAGATTGGGGTAGATCTCTTCAAGAGGCTTAGAATACACTCTACCACCGAACACATTCTTCGAGCCGGCGACCCTACCCCGCTCAAGCAGCAGAACCTTAAACCCCTTCTTCGCCAAAGTATACGCAGCGGTAGAGCCAGCTGGACCAGCACCTACAACCACAGCGTCGAAGCGCCGACTCAATTAACCTCCCCGCAGCCAATATTTGTATGGCACTCCTTGCAAAACGTAATCAGATTCGAAGGCACATTGAAGAAGACCCCTTTATCCCAGAAGATATGGTGTAGACTTGCCGTCAAAGGTGATAGAGGTTTAGCGCAGATAAAGCATTGATAGGCATCTCGCTGCATAACCTCATCTCTGAAGAAAGTTAAGAGGAAGCTATTCAACTCCAAATCAGTCTGAAAGACCTTCCCCAACTTAGCAAACCTCTCTCGCCACACCCTCCATTCATTCTGAACCTGCTCTAAACCGAAGAACTCAAGAAGCTCGTTAGCTGATATGGGTCTAGCGGTGGCAGCTAGAGCCTTCATCTTAACCTTACTAGCAACGAGATCCTTTAGCTCATCAACCCCTAAGAATTTAAGCCTCTTCGCAAGAACCCAGAGTAGCATAGAAGCCTTGGAGCCCTTTGGCGCCTCAAGCCTCACCTGCTCAGCCTCGCTCAACCAGACACCCAACTAACAATTAATATTCACATTCTAAGATATAAGTTAAACAGCTAGTGAGAGTGCCCTTTAAATGGTAACGTTAATATAGAGCGCAGAGACCAAATATTCTAACTAAGGGGTGGTTATGTTTGTCCTCTGAAGAATGGTTTAGAAGGCGTAGGATAAGGCTGCCCTTCTTCGACATAGAGATACCCAGCTTTTATAGTGGTGAGCTAATAGATATGCTTAGAGAGCTGGAGCGCAGAATGGACGAAGCATTTAGAGACCTAGGCGAAAAGGTTCCAGAAAAGCTGGTAAGAGAGAGAAGATTACCAGATGGGCGAGTGATAAGGGAATTCGGCCCATTCGTCTACGGCTACTCAGTAACCATAGGACCAGATGGTAAACCGGTTGTGCGTGAATTCGGTAACGTAAAGCCTGTGCCCGGCAGACCCGGTTTAACCGTCAAGGAAGCCCGTGAGCCACTGACCGAGGTTATAGAAGAAGATAGCGAAGTGAAGGTGATCATGGAGATACCGGGTGTTGAGAAAGAGGATATAGAAGTTTATGCATCTGATGGCAAGTTAACTGTTTCCGTGGACTCAAAGGGTAAATCATATTATAAGGTGGTCGAGATACCCAAGGATGCGGAGTTTGAGAAGGCTAAAACTACCTACAAAAACGGTATACTAGAGATCACGATGCCCAGAAAGAAAGAGGAGAAGAAGGGCTTCAGGATAAAGGTCGAGTAGAGGAAGTAGAAGGTACCTCCAACCTAGGGGGATAACAGGGGATCTCCGTCGGCTTAAAGAAAGGCTCTCTTAACCACACCGCCTTCTTAAACAGCTCAGCCAAAGCCTCATCGTCAGCACCGTTTCTCATCGCGCTTAAGAAGTCCACGTGATTATCTTCCCTAAGTAAACAGGGTTTGAACTGACCATTATAGGTTATACGTATTCTGTTATTCGCCATACAGAAGGCAGAGTTATGCATAGGCTTAACCACCTCAACCCAAACCCCGTTAGGTAGAAGATATTGGTGGCGCAGATGTAGCTGCCTCACCTTCTCCTCAACAGCGCTGCGTTTAAACCGCTCCTCAATAGCCGAAAGATCAGCGTGGAACTTCTTGTAGAAGGGAGCGTCAGCCGAACCCTCTGCTACCAATTCTATGAACTGCACCTTAGCCTTCTCTCCGCCGCCTAGTGAGGAGGCGAAGTTGATGATATCATCTACTTCATCTTCATTCACCCCCCTCATAACCACGACATTCAGCTTAACTGGGGTCAGCCCTACCTCTACAGCGCGTTTAATGGCTTTAAGGGTGTAGTCGAACTTCGCTGCCCTCGTTATAAAATTGAAGCGCTCTTCTCTAAGGCTGTGTAGGCTTATGTTAACTCTATCTAACCCTTTATCTTTTAATTCGGCTGCGAGTTCAACAAGCCTAGTGCCGTTTGTTGTCATAGAGAGCTCTCTTAGGGGGAGCTCACCCAGCTTCTGAACCACATCAACAATGTCTCTCCTGAGCATAGGTTCTCCGCCAGTGAGCTTCACAACATCGACTCCAAACCTCGTTAGTATCTTCGTTATCCTCTGAATTTCGTCTGCTGTCATCATGTCTTTGGGCTCTTCAAATATGCCTTCGCTGTGGCAGAAGATGCAGTTAAAGTTACAGAGGCTGCTTGGGTTTAGCGATATCCTTACGCCAGTAACAGGTCTACCGAATCTGTCAAAAAGCACACGCCCATCTACTTTGTCTTTATAGAAGGGAGGAGACCGCGCTGCACTCAACTTCACTTTAATACTTATCTTTAGCCTTATTTAAAGATGTCTTGAGAGACCGTCTTGAAGTAGAGCTAAGCTTATATACTTATGCTTTCATATGTCTCAATGGTGGTCTCACGTGTCCGAGCAGAAATTCACAAAAGGGCAGACTTGGGGTGCACTAAAGAAGGCTTGGAAAGCGTATAAGATAGCGAAGGTTCAGAACGACCGCACGAGGATGATGGAATACGCTAAACGCATACAGACCCTCCAGAAGGAACTTGGGCTGCAGGTAGCAAAGTTCCCAGACCTCGGGCTCTAACAGCCCATTCACCCTCTATTTTTGATCTTCGATAGCGTTAAGAATAAGTTGACCGCTTTTAGAGTTGGATGTCAAGTCTATGGCGGTATGGGAACTACATGAAGCATATCTTGAGGTGTTAAAGAGCAGGATCGAGCCTAAACACTACGAAAGGTTGATGAAAATAGAGAACCCAACATTACACGCCTTTGTAGCAAAGTATATCGATCTCTGCGAACCAGATCGAGTATATGTTTCAGCAGGAACAGAAGAAGACATAGAATATATTCGGCGGGCAGCTCTAAGAGACGGTGAAGAAATCAGAGTCGCAACCCCTGGGCATACTGTTCATTTTGATAATTACTACGATCAGGCTAGGGATAGGGAGCACACAGTAATACTTGTCGAGAAAGATCTGAACCTTGGTTTTGGGATCAGAGTGGGTAACCGGGAGAAGCTTCTTAAAGAGATGCATGAGATCTTAAGGGGGATAATGAGGGGGCACACCCTTTATGTGTGCTTCTACAGTTTAGGCCCTGTTGACTCAATCTTCACTATTCCGGCAGTACAGCTTACAGATTCGAGTTACGTAGCGCATAGCGAGAACATCCTCTACAGGCAAGGTTATGGTCTGTTTGTAAAGCGTGGTAGAGAGGCGCGCTTCCTTAAATTTGTGCATTCACAAGGTGAACTGGATGAGAGAAAGACGTCAAAGAATCTGGATAAGAGGAGGGTCTACATAGATCTAGAAGGTGAGACGGTCTACAGCGCCAATACGCAATATGGCGGCAATAGTATTGGGTTGAAGAAGCTTGCTATGCGCCTAACAATAAACCGAGCATCCAAAGAAGGTTGGCTTACTGAGCATATGCTGCTAATGGGCATACACGGACCTAACGGCAGGATCACCTACTTCGCCGGGGCTTACCCCTCTATGTGCGGTAAGACATCAACCGCTATGATGGAGGGCGAAACCTTGGTTGGTGACGACATAGCGTATCTCAGAAGAGTCGATGGTGAGGTTAGAGCGGTTAACGTTGAGAAGGGGATATTCGGCATCATTCAAGGCGTAAACTCTAAGGATGATGCCATCCAATGGGAGGTTCTACATAGCCCAGTCGAGATAATCTTCTCTAACGTCCTTGTTACAAAGGATGGTGACGTTTATTGGGATGGGCACGATGGGCCTGTGCCATCCAGTGGAATAAACCACTCAGGCGAGTGGTATATTGGGAAGAGGGATAAAGAAGGTAAGATCATCCCCTGCTCTCATCCGAATGCGAGATTCACGGTTGAGCTCACACATTTTAGAAACCTCGATCCTAATTGGGACGACCCCAAAGGAATCCCGCTTAGGGCTATAGTGTATGGTGGTAGGGATTCGGACACCTCTGTACCTGTAGAGCAGAGCTTCGATTGGGAGCATGGGATAATCACGAAGGGCGCTGCGCTTGAATCCGAAACTACGGCCGCTGTGCTGGGTAAAGAGGGTGTTAGAGAGTTTAACCCCATGTCAAACCTCGACTTCCTCTCTATACCAATTGGCAGGTACATTGACGACAACTTGAGGTTTGGAGCGAATTTGAGAAATCCTCCTGTAATATTTGGCGTCAACTACTTTTTACGAGACAAGAACGGCGAATATCTTACTGAGAAGACGGATAAGAGGGTTTGGTTCAAGTGGATGGAGCTTAGGGTGCATAATGATGTCGATGCTATAAGAACACCAACAGGCCTGATACCGTTCTACGATGATCTAAAGCCTTTATTTGCGAAGGTTCTAAACAAAGAATATCATATCGAGTTATATGAGAAGCAGTTTACTATTAGAGTGAAGGAGAACCTATCTAAAATCGATAGGGTAACAAGGATTTATCAGAGTATAGAGAGCACACCACCTAGATTATTCGAGGTCTTCGAGGAGCAAAGGAAGAGGCTACTAGATGCCCAAGCGAGATACGGTGACTATATCTCGCCTCTGAAACTAGCTTCATGTGAATAAAGCCGCTTACGAATAGAATATTTGTGCAGACTTGGGTAAGGTTCATATACTTATAGATATGTAGAGCCTTTTTGATCTTAGAGTTGTCCGGCTCTTTCTTAGCAGACTCAAAGAGGGTTGTTGTGTTAATCATAGCCTCTATCGCAGCATTTATGGGTCCTCTCGACGGCAGCATCGTGAACGTTGCTTTACCAAGCATCGCGAGATCTTTAAATGCTGGATTAGGCTACTTGATCTTGGTCCCAACGATCTACCTTATAGTCCTTGCTTCGCTTCAAACCACTTTCGGTAGATTAGCTGATGTAAAAGGAAGGGTTAGAATATTCAACATCGGAGTGGGCGTGTTCACAACAGCTTCTCTACTCGCAGGGCTCTCACAAAATATCCTCCAGCTGATCCTTTTTAGAGTTATTCAAGGGATAGGAGCGGCTATAATGGGTGCGACCGCTACGGCGCTCGTTGCTGAAGCTTATCCACCCTCTAAGAGAGGGGCAGCTATCGGTGTGAACACGATGGCTGTGTACGCTGGACTTACCCTAGGACCTGTTTTAGGAGGCTTCCTTGTGCAGGTCTTCGGCTGGAGGTCCATCTTCTTAGTCAATATACCAATAGGTGTTGCAACACTCCTTCTATCAACCTATTGGCTGCGTGGGATAGGTGTTAAGAATATAAGGCGGGGCTTCGACTTATTAGGCTCAGCAACCTTAACCATATTCCTTGTTACACTCCTCTTAATCCTAAGCCAAGGGGACCTCCGGTTCACCTCGGCTCAACTAACTACCTTATCAGCCCTTTGCATATTATCGCTGAGCGCTTTTATCTACGCTGAAAGGAGGGTAAGTGAACCGCTTATGGATCTGCGCCTCTTTACATCCAACAGACTATTCAGCGCAGGTAACATCACCGCATTATTAAACTACTCAACCACCGCAGGTACCGTGCTTCTCATATCAATCCACCTACAATTCATCCTAGGGTTCTCACCTTCAGAAGCCGGGTTAATATTGCTGACCCAGCCTCTAGTGATGGTTGTTGCTGCGCCGATCGCTGGGTGGCTCTCTGATCGCATAGATGCGAGAGTGCTCAGCTCGATCGGTATGATGATTAGAACGGCTGGGCTACTTCTGCTGGCGTTTTACAGCGAAGCTTTGAGTAGAAGCTTCATAGTAATCCCCCTTATCATCCTTGGGTTAGGTAACGGGTTATTCTCATCTCCTAACGTAAATTCTATACTCAGCTCGGTTCCTAGAGAAAAGTATGGACTTGCCTCAGGCATTCTCAGCACCATCAGAACCATGGGCCAATCTATCGGCATAGCTATTATGGGCTCCATCGTCTCTGTCGTGATGCCTCCGGGGACCTTTGCGAGGCTTAGCGAAGATGCGGTTGAGTTGGCCGCCTTCTTCCTAAGTGGTGTGAGAATCGCTTTCTTGATAGCTTCTATTCTAAGTGGGATGGGTATCTTTACATCTCTTGCGAGAGGTAGCGAGCATAGGCAGAGCTCCAGCGTTGATGCTAAGACGTAGGTTTGATTGATCTTCTAACGTACCAGATCGTTAAGAAGTAGAGTATCAATATCCAAGCAACAGCTAAAAGCGCCCCAAGCACCACTTTTAACACCGCCACACCAAGAGGGCTGATGATGCCCTCGGCTGGATTAAAATGGGCAATGTATCCGAATATTATCACCGTGCCTGAGAGGACCAGAAGCCAAGCTACGAAGATTATAGCGATCAAGGGTAGAAGCTGACGCAACATATCTTCTCACCAAGTCAAAAAGGCGGTTACTATCGCTAAGACCGCTGCTATAATCGCTAGGATAAATATGGCCCTAGCAACCTCGACCTCACTTAAGGGACCCTTGGCTAGTATCATTCTTGTCAAAGTGACCGGCGCTTCTCTGCTTGTTGAAGCTGCGAGTCTGAAGTCTTGTAGGATTTTGATAGGCCTCTCTTTGATCTCCCGATGCTCAATTATCTTCTTGACGCTCGAGAGGAAGAAGAAGGAGTTTAATATTGCTGGTAGTAGCGCTATTACACCAACCACTTCAGCTCGACCACAGATCGCCAAAGCGCCGTAAAGAGCGCCTAACGCTAAAGTCCCTGAGTCGCCTGGAAATATCTTTGAGGGGTACTTGTGGAAGAAGAGGTAGAATACAGCGGTTGATACTAAGAGGGGTAGGGCTGCTGTAAACATGATCCAATCTCCTCGCAGAG encodes the following:
- a CDS encoding electron transfer flavoprotein subunit alpha/FixB family protein, coding for MSICSEWDRINPEEYVGVWAYLEVEDGSLSEAGLQMLGVARLLASQKDTYVGAVLIGRGVSSLAREAIYYGADRVYVADDERFEKYYPTLYGEALAYLAKEYKPEALLVAGTMRGREFTPYVANILKTGITADCTSFEVDSAAKDILGVRPTFGAYLIAHIRTLNRRPAIFTARPNVFPTPQKDLAREGEIIPTNPKVVDAVGVKLLGRSRFGRGAAPIEKAKILVSGGKGLGGKEGFTILEEFAKVIGGEVSGSRKAVDAGWITHDRQVGQTGKAVRADLYFAVGISGAVQHLFGIREVRCVVAINKDPDAPIFDNCDYGLVGDYTEIVPALIKAVKKIKASPQLITNFVNLNINVVNLIKGN
- a CDS encoding electron transfer flavoprotein subunit beta/FixA family protein, encoding MDIVVCIKWVPNTTTVNIDQKTGTLIRSGVPSVINPHDMHALEMALALRDKFGGSVTAITMAPPSARLGLEHAVGMGCDKAVLVTDMAYAGADTLATSYTLAKAISRLKFDLILVGQETVDSSTAHIGAQLASWLHIPYLYYVVDAKYLGDGKMWVKRMLEDAYEEYELALPALLAAAMHLTKPRRVKLSHKMRCKEEGVIEVWNNKTLGLEVNCVGLKGSPTIVKKTSFVAEVPRKKIVCQPRDIDQAAEWLISRLVEDGFLKI
- a CDS encoding ferredoxin family protein, whose translation is MKRMRLEDILINNVWDVDYEPHIVVDSEKCVECDTKPCINLCPAGCFTLLGDKIVFSYEGCLECGTCRVICPRGAVSWNYPVSGKGIHYRFG
- a CDS encoding FAD-dependent oxidoreductase; this translates as MSRRFDAVVVGAGPAGSTAAYTLAKKGFKVLLLERGRVAGSKNVFGGRVYSKPLEEIYPNLLKDAPIQRWVVKERFSLAAGDTMLSLDYESGERKSFICHLSELAAWMAKQAEEAGSFLVTEIVVDGFVLKDGFVKGVKIGGEVVESDVVIDCEGVNRLLLERAGLVKELKADQVALGVKETLRIPSTEIESRFGLGEKEGLSWILLGDFTNGLPGGAFLYTNTAAVSLGLVLMLKSAHSLKEHISNLLENLRLHPLLSKYLKESSIVEYSSHLIPEAGSAMLKHPYSDGLLVAGDAAGYLLNLGYTYRGVDFAAYSGYLAAQAYEKAHAEGDFSKRGLAWYEHLLKQSFVLKQMLKFRKFSKLLNDESLFSKYPKMLCDAAKALFAFDYEVPTLMEALKRSKKDVGLLKLLLDGFRVVRSI
- a CDS encoding HNH endonuclease; this encodes MGVWLSEAEQVRLEAPKGSKASMLLWVLAKRLKFLGVDELKDLVASKVKMKALAATARPISANELLEFFGLEQVQNEWRVWRERFAKLGKVFQTDLELNSFLLTFFRDEVMQRDAYQCFICAKPLSPLTASLHHIFWDKGVFFNVPSNLITFCKECHTNIGCGEVN
- a CDS encoding Hsp20/alpha crystallin family protein; its protein translation is MLRELERRMDEAFRDLGEKVPEKLVRERRLPDGRVIREFGPFVYGYSVTIGPDGKPVVREFGNVKPVPGRPGLTVKEAREPLTEVIEEDSEVKVIMEIPGVEKEDIEVYASDGKLTVSVDSKGKSYYKVVEIPKDAEFEKAKTTYKNGILEITMPRKKEEKKGFRIKVE
- the moaA gene encoding GTP 3',8-cyclase MoaA, yielding MLFDRFGRPVTGVRISLNPSSLCNFNCIFCHSEGIFEEPKDMMTADEIQRITKILTRFGVDVVKLTGGEPMLRRDIVDVVQKLGELPLRELSMTTNGTRLVELAAELKDKGLDRVNISLHSLREERFNFITRAAKFDYTLKAIKRAVEVGLTPVKLNVVVMRGVNEDEVDDIINFASSLGGGEKAKVQFIELVAEGSADAPFYKKFHADLSAIEERFKRSAVEEKVRQLHLRHQYLLPNGVWVEVVKPMHNSAFCMANNRIRITYNGQFKPCLLREDNHVDFLSAMRNGADDEALAELFKKAVWLREPFFKPTEIPCYPPRLEVPSTSSTRPLS
- a CDS encoding phosphoenolpyruvate carboxykinase (GTP) is translated as MAVWELHEAYLEVLKSRIEPKHYERLMKIENPTLHAFVAKYIDLCEPDRVYVSAGTEEDIEYIRRAALRDGEEIRVATPGHTVHFDNYYDQARDREHTVILVEKDLNLGFGIRVGNREKLLKEMHEILRGIMRGHTLYVCFYSLGPVDSIFTIPAVQLTDSSYVAHSENILYRQGYGLFVKRGREARFLKFVHSQGELDERKTSKNLDKRRVYIDLEGETVYSANTQYGGNSIGLKKLAMRLTINRASKEGWLTEHMLLMGIHGPNGRITYFAGAYPSMCGKTSTAMMEGETLVGDDIAYLRRVDGEVRAVNVEKGIFGIIQGVNSKDDAIQWEVLHSPVEIIFSNVLVTKDGDVYWDGHDGPVPSSGINHSGEWYIGKRDKEGKIIPCSHPNARFTVELTHFRNLDPNWDDPKGIPLRAIVYGGRDSDTSVPVEQSFDWEHGIITKGAALESETTAAVLGKEGVREFNPMSNLDFLSIPIGRYIDDNLRFGANLRNPPVIFGVNYFLRDKNGEYLTEKTDKRVWFKWMELRVHNDVDAIRTPTGLIPFYDDLKPLFAKVLNKEYHIELYEKQFTIRVKENLSKIDRVTRIYQSIESTPPRLFEVFEEQRKRLLDAQARYGDYISPLKLASCE
- a CDS encoding MFS transporter, whose protein sequence is MSGSFLADSKRVVVLIIASIAAFMGPLDGSIVNVALPSIARSLNAGLGYLILVPTIYLIVLASLQTTFGRLADVKGRVRIFNIGVGVFTTASLLAGLSQNILQLILFRVIQGIGAAIMGATATALVAEAYPPSKRGAAIGVNTMAVYAGLTLGPVLGGFLVQVFGWRSIFLVNIPIGVATLLLSTYWLRGIGVKNIRRGFDLLGSATLTIFLVTLLLILSQGDLRFTSAQLTTLSALCILSLSAFIYAERRVSEPLMDLRLFTSNRLFSAGNITALLNYSTTAGTVLLISIHLQFILGFSPSEAGLILLTQPLVMVVAAPIAGWLSDRIDARVLSSIGMMIRTAGLLLLAFYSEALSRSFIVIPLIILGLGNGLFSSPNVNSILSSVPREKYGLASGILSTIRTMGQSIGIAIMGSIVSVVMPPGTFARLSEDAVELAAFFLSGVRIAFLIASILSGMGIFTSLARGSEHRQSSSVDAKT